The genomic region TCCGTTTCCGGCGGCGTCCGCAAGAAGCGGCCAATCCCGCCCTAGGCGGCTCGTGCCGCCTACCTTCCCGACGATGACAAGGACGGCGAAACCATGAGGCTGCTGCTCATCCGCCACGGCGAAACTCCCGGGAACGTGCTGGGTCAGCTGGACACCGCCCACCCGGGCCCCGGCCTCACCGAGCTGGGCGAACGCCAGGCGGAGGCCCTGCCGCGTGCCCTGGTGAACGAGCCGATTAGCGCCCTGTACGCCTCCACGTTGCTTCGCACCCAGATCACTGCCAAACCGCTGAGCCGGGAGCTCGGCCTCGATGTGGAGATCCTGGACGGCATCCACGAGATCGAAGCGGGCGCCCTCGAGAAGCTGACGGACCACGAGTCCCACCGGCGGTACATGAGCACCGTCTTCGCCTGGGCTGACGGTGATTTCGACCGCCGGATGCCCGCCGGACCCAACGGTCACGAGTTCTTCGAGCGCTATGACGCGGCCATCGCCAAGGTGGCCGCGGAAGCCGCCGACGCCGGCGCAATCGCGCTGGTGAGCCACGGCGCCGCGATCCGCGTCTGGGCAGGGCACCGGGCGGACAACATCGACATGGAATTCGCCGCTCGGCACGTCCTCGCCAACACCGGCATTGTGGCGCTGGAAGGCGAACCCGAGGGCGGCTGGAACCTGATCCACTGGGACGCCAGCCCGGTGGGCGGCCTCGCCCTGGCCGATCCCACCGCCGAGGACCCGATGGGAAAAGACCACGGGCTAGGACCCCGTTGCCATCAGTGCTGGACGGGCGCCAAGTGTTCCCACGGCGCTTACCGGCAGGAAACACCGCGGTAACGGCGCCCTTCTAGCCTTGATGTGCATCACCCCTTCGGCGAATCGAGGCTCAGATGCAGACCAACCCCCGGCTCAACATCCGGAAAGTCAGCTGGTCCAACCCGGTTGGCGCCGACCTCCGCGCGGCACAGCAGGCTGAACTGGACGCCCGCTTCGGATGTGCCGACCATGAGCCCGGACCCAAACCGTCCGAAGCCGACACGGCCGTGTTCCTCGTGGCCTACGACAAGGGGTCCGGCCAGCCGGTGGGCT from Arthrobacter globiformis harbors:
- a CDS encoding histidine phosphatase family protein; translation: MRLLLIRHGETPGNVLGQLDTAHPGPGLTELGERQAEALPRALVNEPISALYASTLLRTQITAKPLSRELGLDVEILDGIHEIEAGALEKLTDHESHRRYMSTVFAWADGDFDRRMPAGPNGHEFFERYDAAIAKVAAEAADAGAIALVSHGAAIRVWAGHRADNIDMEFAARHVLANTGIVALEGEPEGGWNLIHWDASPVGGLALADPTAEDPMGKDHGLGPRCHQCWTGAKCSHGAYRQETPR